A region of Dioscorea cayenensis subsp. rotundata cultivar TDr96_F1 chromosome 5, TDr96_F1_v2_PseudoChromosome.rev07_lg8_w22 25.fasta, whole genome shotgun sequence DNA encodes the following proteins:
- the LOC120262127 gene encoding uncharacterized protein LOC120262127, with protein sequence MEKPQRSQLLRTLLLLLLLTITPSIPDSFRPSYLYFLFNIFVVALGIEAGLLSAISGPLHDQQKPSNEVSLINISTKNQVVQQEVIKQVEKPAVLTAEKVLTVARIHRVKKSTSTPSLFFIGGGDVEAHQFVDYYEETEEEDEADHDSAQELFAKAEMFIGNFYKQLKMQREESWKKIHGLYHKPF encoded by the coding sequence ATGGAGAAGCCTCAGAGATCTCAGCTTTTGAGGacacttctccttctccttcttctcacCATCACTCCTTCAATACCTGATTCATTTAGGCCATCCTATCTATACTTCCTTTTCAACATCTTCGTTGTTGCATTAGGTATTGAAGCTGGCCTTCTCAGTGCTATCTCTGGTCCATTACATGACCAGCAGAAGCCTAGCAATGAAGttagtttaattaatatttcaactAAAAATCAAGTTGTGCAACAAGAGGTTATAAAACAGGTGGAAAAGCCTGCAGTACTAACGGCTGAGAAGGTACTTACAGTTGCTAGAATTCATAGAGTTAAGAAGAGCACATCAACACCGAGCCTGTTTTTCATCGGCGGCGGTGATGTCGAAGCTCATCAGTTTGTCGACTACTACGAGGAgacagaggaagaagatgaagctgATCATGACAGTGCACAGGAGCTGTTTGCCAAGGCTGAGATGTTCATTGGAAACTTTTACAAGCAGTTGAAGATGCAGAGAGAGGAGTCATGGAAGAAGATACATGGTTTATATCACAAGCCTTTCTAA
- the LOC120261908 gene encoding ribonuclease 3-like protein 3, with product MTLEEMELVKEIEAIMAYKFKDSKLVIEALTHSSFYYPCKSAATYERLEFIGDAVLNCLVAREVFVSYPDFAPGLLTRLRAANVDTEKLARVAVSHELYRFIRHKAPQLDKQIQEFRESLLDYPIHSNGLLDPPKALADVVESLLGAVFIDSNSSLETVWEVYRRLAEPLINPKTLGKHPVSELHELCQKNRMEVRFLREKWDESTCIDVMVDGNMVASATYGNKKEIALNRAAKAAVDCLKNMLANENPLSLTQTDLFS from the exons ATGACTCTCGAGGAGATGGAGCTCGTGAAGGAGATTGAAGCGATAATGGCGTACAAGTTCAAGGACTCCAAGCTCGTCATTGAGGCCCTCACCCACTCTTCGTTTTACTATCCTTGCAAGTCCGCCGCCACATATGAGCGCCTTGAATTCATCGGCGATGCCGTGCTCAACTGCTTGGTTGCACGCGAGGTATTTGTTTCTTATCCTGACTTCGCTCCTGGGCTTCTCACCCGCCTGCGCGCTGCCAACGTTGATACCGAGAAGCTCGCTCGTGTCGCCGTCTCACATGAGCTTTATCGATTTATCCGCCATAAGGCTCCACAACTTGATAAAcag ATTCAAGAGTTCAGGGAATCTTTGCTCGACTATCCAATTCATTCGAATGGACTTCTCGACCCACCAAAGGCTCTCGCCGATGTTGTGGAGTCTCTTCTTGGGGCTGTCTTTATTGACAGCAACAGCTCGTTGGAGACAGTTTGGGAG GTTTATCGAAGGTTAGCAGAGCCATTGATCAACCCAAAGACATTAGGGAAGCATCCTGTGAGCGAGTTGCATGAGCTATGCCAGAAGAATAGAATGGAAGTAAGGTTCTTGAGGGAAAAATGGGATGAAAGCACATGCATTGATGTTATGGTCGACGGCAACATGGTCGCCAGTGCGACGTATGGTAATAAGAAGGAGATCGCCTTGAACAGGGCTGCGAAGGCTGCCGTGGACTGTTTGAAGAACATGCTTGCTAATGAGAACCCTCTCTCACTCACTCAGACTGATCTTTTCTCATAG